A single genomic interval of Dromiciops gliroides isolate mDroGli1 chromosome 1, mDroGli1.pri, whole genome shotgun sequence harbors:
- the GEM gene encoding GTP-binding protein GEM, whose translation MTLNNVTMRRSSTALQVQQQRWSIPADGRHLMVQKEPHSYNNRNRYSMNPEDYYRRSWSSDSTDSVISSESGNTYYRVVLIGEHGVGKSTLANIFAGVPDSMDSDCEVLGEDTYERTLIVDGESATIILLDMWENKGENEWLQDHCMQVGDAYLIVYSITDRASFEKASELRIQLRRARQTEDIPIILVGNKSDLVRCREVSVSEGRACAVVFDCKFIETSAAVQHNVKELFEGIVRQVRLRRDSKEKNERRLAYQKRRESIPKKARRFWGKIVAKNNKNMAFKLKSKSCHDLSVL comes from the exons ATGACTCTGAACAATGTCACCATGCGCCGCAGCAGCACGGCCTTGCAGGTGCAGCAGCAGCGATGGAGTATCCCTGCAGATGGGAGGCATCTTATGGTCCAGAAAGAACCCCACTCATACAACAACCGCAACCGATACTCGATGAACCCAGAAGACTACTACCGGCGAagctggtcttctgactccacagaTTCTGTCATCTCCTCTGAGTCTGGAAATACATACTATAGAGTGGTGCTGATTGGGGAACACGGTGTAGGCAAGTCTACCCTGGCCAACATCTTTGCAGGTGTGCCTGACAGCATGGACAGTGACTGTGAAGTGTTGGGAG aAGATACTTATGAACGAACCCTGATTGTTGATGGGGAAAGTGCAACCATCATCTTGTTGGACATGTGGGAAAATAAG GGGGAAAATGAATGGCTCCAAGATCATTGCATGCAGGTGGGGGATGCCTACCTGATTGTCTACTCCATCACTGACAGAGCAAGTTTTGAGAAGGCATCTGAGCTTCGAATCCAGCTTCGCCGGGCTCGCCAAACAGAAGACATTCCTATTATTTTAGTTGGGAACAAAAGCGACCTGGTGCGGTGCCGAGAAGTTTCTGTGTCAG AAGGGAGAGCATGTGCAGTAGTCTTTGATTGCAAGTTCATTGAGACCTCCGCTGCAGTCCAGCACAATGTGAAGGAGCTGTTTGAAGGCATTGTCCGGCAGGTGCGCCTGAGACGAGATAGCAAGGAGAAGAACGAGAGGAGGCTGGCCTaccagaagaggagagagagcatcccCAAGAAAGCCCGGCGGTTCTGGGGCAAGATAGTGGCCAAGAATAACAAGAACATGGCCTTCAAGCTGAAATCCAAGTCTTGCCACGACCTCTCTGTGCTTTAG